A stretch of the Streptomyces venezuelae genome encodes the following:
- a CDS encoding acyl-CoA dehydrogenase family protein, translating to MRFLPTGEQLEFARTLHRLLGAADLPAAVRRWGAGDPAPGLEVWRKLAGTGLFALPVPEQYEGLGPLPVELALAFVELGRAGMPGPVVETAAAAVLISELGDDTLAGRFLPALAAGEAVATLVLPGGGPYALDAEAAGAGYRFAVEGDELRLAPGPGPALPSTDPARRLSVLPAGGEVLAAGPRVRAAAGTALCWARLLTAAQCLGVGEALLARTVDYVKQRTQFGAPVGGFQAVKHRLADTLLGLEFARPLVWAGAVRLDRRDVAAAKLAAGGAAYRAAATALQLHGAVGYTEELDLSLWLRKSRPLRDAWGTPSACRADLLLP from the coding sequence ATGCGCTTCCTGCCGACCGGGGAACAGCTGGAGTTCGCCCGTACGCTGCACCGGCTGCTCGGTGCCGCCGATCTGCCGGCGGCGGTCCGCCGCTGGGGGGCCGGCGACCCGGCGCCGGGGCTGGAGGTGTGGCGGAAGCTGGCCGGCACCGGGCTGTTCGCGCTGCCGGTGCCCGAGCAGTACGAGGGCCTCGGGCCGCTTCCGGTGGAACTGGCCCTGGCCTTCGTGGAACTGGGCCGGGCCGGGATGCCGGGGCCGGTGGTGGAGACCGCGGCGGCGGCCGTGCTGATCTCGGAGCTCGGCGACGACACGCTGGCCGGGCGGTTCCTGCCGGCGCTGGCGGCGGGCGAGGCGGTGGCCACGCTGGTCCTGCCGGGCGGCGGCCCGTACGCACTGGACGCGGAGGCGGCCGGGGCCGGGTACCGGTTCGCGGTCGAGGGGGACGAACTCCGGCTGGCGCCGGGCCCCGGGCCGGCCCTGCCGTCGACGGACCCGGCCCGGCGACTGTCGGTCCTGCCGGCCGGGGGCGAAGTGCTGGCCGCCGGGCCGCGGGTGCGGGCCGCGGCCGGGACCGCGCTGTGCTGGGCCAGGCTGCTGACCGCCGCGCAGTGCCTGGGCGTCGGGGAGGCGCTGCTGGCGCGTACGGTCGACTACGTGAAGCAGCGCACCCAGTTCGGGGCGCCGGTCGGCGGCTTCCAGGCGGTGAAGCACCGGCTGGCGGACACCCTGCTGGGCCTGGAGTTCGCCAGGCCGCTGGTCTGGGCGGGGGCGGTGCGGCTGGACCGGCGGGATGTGGCGGCGGCGAAGCTGGCGGCGGGCGGGGCGGCGTACCGGGCGGCGGCGACGGCACTGCAGCTGCACGGCGCGGTGGGCTACACGGAGGAACTGGACCTGTCCCTCTGGCTCCGCAAGTCCCGCCCCCTCCGCGATGCGTGGGGCACCCCGTCGGCCTGCCGGGCGGACCTGCTGCTGCCCTGA
- a CDS encoding SDR family oxidoreductase: MNEPDYVPGHGLLRDRSAVITAAAGAGIGGATARRFLEEGARIVIGDAHARRLKETEEALAAEFGAGQVTSLPCDVTDEQQVQALFALAEQTHGALDIVVNNAGLGGTAALADMTDEQWSKVLDVTLNGTFRCTRAALRSFRRTGSGGVIVNNASVIGWRAQTGQAHYAAAKAGVMALTRCAALEAAEFGVRVNAVAPSLAMHPHLVKVTSAELLEQLTAREAFGRYAEPWEVANVIVFLASGYSSYMTGETVSVSSQHA, encoded by the coding sequence GTGAACGAGCCGGACTACGTCCCCGGGCACGGCCTGCTGCGCGACCGGTCGGCCGTCATCACCGCCGCGGCCGGTGCCGGCATCGGCGGCGCCACCGCCCGCCGCTTCCTGGAGGAGGGCGCCCGGATCGTCATCGGCGATGCGCACGCCCGCCGGCTGAAGGAGACCGAGGAGGCCCTCGCCGCCGAGTTCGGCGCCGGCCAGGTCACCTCACTGCCGTGCGACGTGACCGACGAGCAGCAGGTCCAGGCGCTGTTCGCGCTGGCCGAACAGACCCACGGAGCCCTCGACATCGTGGTCAACAACGCCGGGCTCGGCGGCACCGCCGCCCTCGCCGACATGACCGACGAGCAGTGGTCCAAGGTCCTCGACGTCACCCTGAACGGCACCTTCCGCTGCACCCGGGCCGCCCTGCGCTCCTTCCGGCGGACCGGCTCCGGCGGGGTCATCGTCAACAACGCCTCGGTCATCGGCTGGCGGGCCCAGACCGGCCAGGCGCACTACGCCGCCGCCAAGGCCGGGGTGATGGCCCTCACCCGCTGCGCGGCCCTGGAAGCCGCCGAGTTCGGGGTCCGCGTGAACGCGGTCGCACCCAGCCTGGCGATGCACCCGCACCTGGTGAAGGTCACCAGCGCGGAACTGCTGGAGCAACTGACGGCCCGTGAGGCCTTCGGCCGGTACGCGGAACCCTGGGAGGTCGCCAACGTGATCGTCTTCCTCGCCAGCGGCTACTCCTCCTATATGACCGGCGAGACCGTCTCCGTCAGCAGCCAGCACGCCTAG
- a CDS encoding MFS transporter, giving the protein MRIYLELLGHRRFAALCFGQAVSLLGDALFPIIVVVSAAQAGTPAETIGAAFAARFLALGGVVLFSGAVLDRIDPVIAAVSADATRVGALIALALFWDGNLDALVLAVAVVIGLCEAVSEPALLVIAPRILPRNPDLNPRSAEAEAAEESRITAAYGLLEGMRNLSGIVGPTFAAALIALFSPSVGALAAALAFGLSAAATRWAGGRYSAARRAGEKAAEQKADGQADLKAGDGGPGDGEQEDDEPLLRSALGGLGVLWRIRWLRYVQVLAVVHVLFAVGPWMVALPVLIIEREHSATVYALVLGSFAAGTVAGAFLGGRIRGGRRGLVALALLALFGLTALAPVLTGSVLLLMAAFVVGGVGQQAFDVVKMAGLRREVPERLHGRAFSADFFFSFASLPLGQLLGAALLRFFEVEAIMLWAGGLVIVTTVLTMLSTDARRFTSGPAPAADDGVPDQRGPGRADPAEQGENAGTR; this is encoded by the coding sequence GTGAGAATATATCTTGAGCTGCTCGGCCACCGGCGGTTCGCAGCGCTTTGTTTCGGGCAGGCGGTCTCCCTGCTCGGCGACGCGCTTTTTCCGATTATCGTGGTGGTTTCCGCTGCGCAGGCGGGAACTCCCGCGGAAACGATCGGCGCCGCATTCGCCGCCCGATTCCTTGCGCTCGGCGGCGTGGTGTTGTTCAGCGGTGCCGTACTGGACCGAATTGATCCGGTCATCGCCGCGGTGAGCGCTGATGCCACCCGGGTGGGCGCACTGATCGCGCTCGCCCTGTTCTGGGACGGAAACCTGGACGCCCTGGTCCTGGCCGTGGCCGTGGTCATCGGGCTCTGTGAGGCGGTCAGCGAGCCGGCCCTGCTCGTCATCGCCCCCCGCATCCTTCCCCGCAATCCGGACCTCAACCCCCGCTCAGCGGAGGCGGAAGCCGCCGAGGAGAGCCGGATCACCGCCGCCTACGGGCTGCTCGAAGGCATGCGGAACCTCTCCGGCATCGTGGGCCCGACCTTTGCCGCCGCACTGATCGCCCTGTTCAGCCCCTCCGTGGGCGCCCTGGCCGCCGCTCTCGCCTTCGGACTCTCCGCCGCGGCCACCCGCTGGGCCGGCGGCCGGTACAGCGCCGCCCGGCGGGCCGGGGAGAAGGCCGCCGAGCAGAAGGCCGACGGGCAGGCGGACCTGAAGGCCGGGGACGGCGGACCGGGGGACGGCGAACAGGAAGACGACGAGCCGCTGTTGCGGTCCGCCCTCGGCGGGCTGGGGGTGCTCTGGCGGATCCGCTGGCTGCGATACGTCCAGGTACTGGCCGTGGTCCATGTGCTGTTCGCCGTCGGGCCCTGGATGGTCGCCCTGCCGGTGCTCATCATCGAACGGGAGCACTCCGCCACCGTCTACGCCCTCGTCCTCGGCTCCTTCGCGGCCGGCACCGTCGCCGGGGCCTTCCTCGGCGGCCGGATCCGCGGCGGCCGGCGCGGCCTGGTCGCGCTGGCGCTGCTCGCGCTGTTCGGCCTGACCGCCCTGGCGCCCGTCCTGACCGGCTCGGTGCTGCTGCTGATGGCCGCGTTCGTGGTGGGCGGGGTCGGCCAACAGGCCTTCGACGTGGTGAAGATGGCGGGCCTGCGCCGGGAGGTGCCGGAGCGGCTGCACGGCCGGGCCTTTTCCGCCGACTTCTTCTTCTCCTTCGCCTCCCTCCCCCTCGGCCAGCTGCTGGGCGCGGCCCTGCTGCGGTTCTTCGAGGTCGAGGCGATCATGCTGTGGGCCGGCGGGCTGGTGATCGTGACCACCGTGCTGACGATGCTCAGCACGGACGCCCGGCGCTTCACCTCGGGGCCGGCCCCGGCCGCCGACGACGGAGTACCGGACCAGCGGGGACCCGGCCGGGCCGATCCCGCGGAACAGGGCGAGAATGCCGGGACACGTTGA
- a CDS encoding DinB family protein, producing MDTEEQTANRWTQATVHTDMWVDADEDPRESGPETVDERSTLLDSLRHFRLTLEMKCAGLDADQLARRAVPPSTMSLLGLVRHMAEDERHFRRLAGQDSPRIYRTAEDRDGDWNGATADPEVVADAWRQWRAERELTDRFIAGFADLGARPAGDVQIRDIVVMQITEYARHCGHADLLRERVDGRVGQ from the coding sequence ATGGATACAGAGGAACAGACGGCGAACCGGTGGACGCAGGCGACCGTCCACACCGACATGTGGGTCGACGCGGACGAGGACCCGCGGGAGAGCGGACCGGAGACCGTCGACGAACGCAGCACCCTGCTCGACAGCCTGCGGCACTTCCGCCTCACGCTGGAGATGAAGTGCGCCGGCCTGGACGCCGACCAGCTGGCCCGGCGCGCCGTACCGCCGTCCACGATGTCCCTGCTCGGGCTGGTGCGGCACATGGCCGAGGACGAGCGGCACTTCCGCCGGCTGGCCGGCCAGGACTCTCCCAGGATCTACCGCACCGCCGAGGACCGCGACGGCGACTGGAACGGCGCGACCGCCGACCCGGAGGTGGTGGCGGACGCGTGGCGGCAGTGGCGGGCCGAGCGGGAGCTGACCGACCGGTTCATCGCCGGCTTCGCCGACCTCGGCGCCAGACCCGCCGGGGACGTGCAGATCCGCGACATCGTGGTCATGCAGATCACGGAGTACGCACGCCACTGCGGCCATGCCGACCTGCTGCGCGAGCGGGTCGACGGCCGCGTGGGCCAGTAA
- a CDS encoding cold-shock protein, with protein sequence MANGTVKWFNSEKGFGFIEQEGGGPDVFAHYSNIATQGFRELQEGQKVTFDVTQGQKGPQAENILPA encoded by the coding sequence ATGGCCAACGGCACCGTGAAGTGGTTCAACTCGGAAAAGGGCTTCGGCTTCATCGAGCAGGAGGGTGGCGGCCCGGACGTGTTCGCCCACTACTCGAACATCGCCACCCAGGGCTTCCGTGAGCTCCAGGAGGGCCAGAAGGTGACCTTCGACGTCACGCAGGGCCAGAAGGGCCCGCAGGCCGAGAACATCCTGCCTGCCTGA
- a CDS encoding B12-binding domain-containing radical SAM protein, giving the protein MSGPDHGSDVLLVMPPVSEAVQFPYLALPQLAAAWTARGYRPVCRDLNLEYRTAVIRRRSAAKAAPAGPGPGPGAGPGSAKEAFRRISERYREDHGQRLLDRSRDRTSGFDQEVAIRAIVRYVTQQATEDGWMVPGPFPLSRMDRLVEVGSTGWSARWGAARLAELLDRHRPRVLAFSVPFFSQLVPTLALCSLLKRQRPDLRIMVGGPTVQMWARLLRRSVAAARHVDHWCLGHGEDYLGRILDGPEAPDGPGAPDAAPHEPGLADGFVLNEQPMPDFGQFDFADYSNQAHQFPYRLTVGCFWGKCTFCSYGNRYHDARAFQQVSPEVAAGHLVELAARLGITDVAVTDENTGLRHLMRVMRAVRDRGAALTFRVRARLEPELADPAFCEQLHALGCVQMSAGYETDAQGILDSLRKGQDARHAERAVANLTAAGITTNLSFMDGFPHPGAEQGYRDTVEVIRRHPSDMGLDTMQLLVAEPGSHLWESRRAHPDTAGDEHGEHDQYDQYDEYLVTNEGLAFAAGRVGGALLDPEATEEARQRLLRMGVEAVPDAERSSRPDLAQRPEAGAGAAPAAALVDAGAPVRPRFGVALDVVRTQWFLADLAWPRMAALPPGVARAGDGRLTGDGPGARRWLSRMVEKRLLEVEGGI; this is encoded by the coding sequence GTGAGCGGCCCGGACCACGGCAGTGACGTCCTGCTGGTGATGCCGCCGGTGAGCGAGGCCGTGCAGTTCCCCTACCTCGCCCTGCCCCAGCTCGCCGCCGCCTGGACCGCCCGCGGCTACCGGCCGGTCTGCCGCGATCTCAACCTGGAGTACCGGACCGCGGTGATCCGCCGGCGGTCGGCCGCCAAGGCGGCACCGGCCGGCCCGGGCCCCGGGCCCGGCGCCGGCCCGGGCTCCGCCAAGGAGGCCTTCCGCCGGATCAGCGAGCGCTACCGGGAGGACCACGGCCAGCGGCTGCTCGACCGGTCCCGCGACCGGACCTCCGGCTTCGACCAGGAGGTGGCCATCCGCGCCATCGTCCGGTACGTCACCCAGCAGGCCACCGAGGACGGCTGGATGGTGCCCGGTCCCTTCCCGCTGTCCCGGATGGACCGGCTCGTCGAGGTCGGCAGCACCGGCTGGTCGGCCCGCTGGGGCGCGGCCCGGCTCGCGGAGCTGCTGGACCGGCACCGGCCCCGGGTCCTGGCCTTCTCCGTCCCCTTCTTCAGCCAGCTGGTGCCCACCCTCGCCCTGTGCAGCCTGCTCAAGCGGCAGCGCCCGGACCTGCGGATCATGGTCGGCGGGCCGACCGTGCAGATGTGGGCGCGGCTGCTGCGCCGCAGTGTGGCGGCGGCCCGGCACGTGGACCACTGGTGCCTGGGCCACGGCGAGGACTACCTCGGCCGGATCCTCGACGGCCCGGAGGCACCGGACGGCCCGGGCGCACCGGACGCAGCCCCGCACGAGCCGGGTCTCGCGGACGGCTTCGTCCTGAACGAGCAGCCCATGCCGGACTTCGGCCAGTTCGACTTCGCCGACTACAGCAACCAGGCCCACCAGTTCCCCTACCGGCTGACCGTCGGCTGCTTCTGGGGCAAGTGCACCTTCTGCTCGTACGGCAACCGCTACCACGACGCCCGGGCCTTCCAGCAGGTTTCCCCGGAGGTCGCGGCGGGCCATCTGGTCGAGCTGGCCGCCCGGCTGGGCATCACCGATGTGGCGGTCACCGACGAGAACACCGGACTCCGGCATCTGATGCGGGTGATGCGCGCGGTCCGCGACCGCGGCGCGGCGCTGACCTTCCGGGTCCGGGCCCGGCTCGAACCGGAGCTGGCCGACCCGGCGTTCTGCGAGCAGCTCCACGCCCTGGGGTGCGTCCAGATGTCGGCGGGGTACGAGACCGATGCGCAGGGCATCCTCGACTCGCTGCGCAAGGGCCAGGACGCCCGGCACGCCGAGCGGGCGGTGGCCAATCTGACCGCGGCGGGGATCACCACCAACCTGTCGTTCATGGACGGCTTTCCGCATCCGGGGGCCGAACAGGGGTACCGGGACACCGTCGAGGTCATCCGGCGGCATCCCTCGGACATGGGCCTGGACACGATGCAGCTGCTGGTCGCCGAGCCGGGCAGCCATCTGTGGGAGAGCCGGCGGGCCCACCCGGACACCGCCGGGGACGAGCACGGCGAACACGACCAGTACGACCAGTACGACGAGTACCTGGTCACCAATGAGGGGCTGGCCTTCGCCGCCGGGCGGGTCGGTGGCGCCCTGCTGGACCCGGAGGCCACCGAGGAGGCCCGGCAGCGGCTGCTGCGGATGGGGGTGGAGGCCGTGCCCGACGCGGAACGGTCGAGCCGGCCCGACCTGGCGCAGCGGCCGGAGGCAGGGGCCGGGGCCGCCCCGGCGGCTGCCCTGGTGGATGCGGGGGCGCCGGTCCGGCCGCGGTTCGGGGTCGCGCTGGACGTCGTACGGACGCAGTGGTTCCTGGCGGACCTGGCGTGGCCGCGGATGGCCGCGCTGCCGCCGGGGGTGGCCCGGGCCGGGGACGGGCGGCTGACCGGAGACGGACCGGGGGCCCGCCGGTGGCTCTCCCGGATGGTGGAGAAACGCCTGCTCGAAGTGGAAGGGGGCATCTGA
- a CDS encoding TetR/AcrR family transcriptional regulator encodes MPTNKKKPQVTASPERRRELLDTAAEVFAAQGYNATTVRKIADAAGMLAGSLYYHFDSKESMLDEILSAFLNELWEGYDAVLAAGLGPRETIEALVTESFREIDRHRAAVAIYQKESRTLSSQPRFHYLSDSQVKFEKAWLGTLERGVAAKVFRADLDIRLTYRFVRDTVWVAASWYRPGGQHSPEEIARQYLSMVLDGIAVRT; translated from the coding sequence GTGCCAACGAACAAGAAGAAGCCCCAGGTGACCGCCTCGCCCGAGCGGCGGCGGGAACTCCTCGACACCGCCGCCGAGGTGTTCGCCGCGCAGGGCTACAACGCCACCACCGTCCGCAAGATCGCCGACGCGGCCGGCATGCTGGCCGGCAGTCTCTACTACCACTTCGATTCCAAGGAATCGATGCTGGACGAGATCCTCTCCGCCTTCCTGAACGAACTGTGGGAGGGCTACGACGCGGTGCTCGCCGCGGGGCTCGGCCCCAGGGAGACCATCGAGGCCCTCGTCACCGAGTCCTTCCGGGAGATCGACCGGCACCGCGCCGCCGTTGCGATCTACCAGAAGGAATCCCGCACCCTGTCCTCGCAGCCCCGCTTCCACTACCTCTCGGACTCCCAGGTGAAGTTCGAGAAGGCATGGCTGGGAACGCTGGAGCGCGGGGTCGCCGCCAAGGTCTTCCGGGCCGACCTGGACATCCGCCTCACCTACCGCTTCGTGCGCGACACGGTGTGGGTCGCGGCCTCCTGGTACCGGCCGGGCGGACAGCACAGCCCCGAGGAGATCGCCCGCCAGTACCTGTCGATGGTGCTGGACGGGATCGCCGTCCGTACGTAA
- a CDS encoding class I SAM-dependent methyltransferase encodes MTRPSSEIRARSFSRAAARYGTYRPPYPAPLFDTLEQVSGRALRDARVADVGAGTGIATAQLRDRGARVVGVEPGEGMAVEFRRRLPGVPVVRGDGNRLPLRDGSLDFLTYAQSFHWTDPARSVPEAARVLRPGGALALFWNEPDVSVPWIAEQNARLTARFGEGWYIADHTVPDTDLGLGFSDHTLTWSRRIPIGTHLAKLSTHSLFLTVGPEGEEFLAAERALLAARFPSGEVEEQYSVALRIAVRRPD; translated from the coding sequence ATGACAAGGCCCTCCAGCGAGATCCGCGCCCGGTCCTTCAGCCGGGCCGCCGCCCGCTACGGCACCTACCGGCCCCCTTACCCGGCCCCCCTGTTCGACACCCTGGAGCAGGTCTCCGGGCGCGCCCTGCGCGACGCCCGGGTCGCCGACGTCGGCGCCGGCACCGGCATCGCCACCGCCCAGTTGCGGGACCGCGGGGCCCGGGTGGTGGGGGTCGAGCCCGGTGAGGGCATGGCGGTGGAGTTCCGGCGGCGGCTGCCCGGCGTACCGGTGGTGCGGGGGGACGGCAACCGGCTGCCGCTGCGGGACGGTTCGCTGGACTTCCTGACGTACGCGCAGTCCTTCCACTGGACCGACCCGGCCCGGTCCGTCCCGGAGGCCGCCCGGGTGCTCCGCCCCGGCGGCGCGCTCGCGCTGTTCTGGAACGAGCCGGACGTGTCGGTGCCATGGATCGCCGAGCAGAACGCCCGGCTGACGGCCCGGTTCGGCGAGGGCTGGTACATCGCCGACCACACCGTGCCCGACACAGATCTCGGCCTCGGCTTCAGCGACCACACCCTCACCTGGTCCCGACGTATCCCGATCGGCACCCACCTGGCCAAACTCTCCACCCACTCGCTGTTCCTGACCGTGGGCCCCGAGGGCGAGGAGTTCCTCGCGGCGGAACGGGCGCTGCTGGCCGCCCGGTTCCCCTCCGGTGAGGTCGAGGAGCAGTACTCCGTGGCCTTGCGGATCGCCGTCCGCCGCCCGGACTGA
- a CDS encoding acetyl-CoA C-acetyltransferase — protein MPEAYIVEAVRTPVGRRKGGLAGVHPADLGAHVLKALVERSGVDPAAVEDVVFGCLDTVGPQAGDIARTAWLAAGLPEEVPGVTVDRQCGSSQQAVHFAAQGVLSGTQDLVVAGGTQNMTMIPIAFASRQAAEPLGLTEGPYLGSEGWRARYGDAPVNQFHGAQLIAGKWGISRTDMEEFALRSHRRAVRAIDEGRFDRETVPWGEVRVDEGPRRDTTLEKMAALAPVVEGGTITAAVSSQVSDGAAAMLLASERAVREHGLTPRARIHHLSVRGEDPIRMLSAPIPATAYALKKTGMTIGDIDLVEINEAFAPVVLAWLKETGADPEKVNVNGGAIALGHPLGATGVKLMTTLLHELERTGGRYGLQTMCEGGGQANVTIIERL, from the coding sequence ATGCCCGAGGCCTACATCGTCGAAGCGGTCCGCACCCCCGTCGGCCGGCGCAAGGGGGGTCTGGCCGGGGTCCACCCGGCGGACCTCGGCGCGCACGTCCTGAAGGCGCTGGTCGAACGCTCGGGTGTGGACCCGGCCGCCGTCGAGGACGTGGTGTTCGGCTGCCTCGACACGGTGGGCCCGCAGGCCGGCGACATCGCGCGGACGGCATGGCTGGCGGCGGGACTGCCGGAGGAGGTGCCGGGGGTCACCGTCGACCGGCAGTGCGGCTCCTCGCAGCAGGCGGTCCACTTCGCGGCCCAGGGAGTCCTGTCCGGCACCCAGGACCTGGTGGTCGCGGGCGGCACCCAGAACATGACGATGATTCCGATCGCCTTCGCCTCGCGGCAGGCCGCCGAGCCGCTGGGCCTCACGGAAGGCCCCTACCTGGGCTCGGAGGGCTGGCGGGCCCGGTACGGGGACGCCCCGGTCAACCAGTTCCACGGGGCGCAGCTGATCGCCGGGAAGTGGGGGATCTCGCGCACCGACATGGAGGAGTTCGCCCTCCGCTCCCACCGGCGGGCGGTCCGGGCCATCGACGAGGGCCGCTTCGACCGCGAGACGGTGCCGTGGGGCGAGGTGCGGGTGGACGAGGGGCCGCGCCGGGACACCACCCTGGAGAAGATGGCGGCCCTGGCGCCGGTGGTGGAGGGCGGCACCATCACGGCGGCGGTCTCCTCCCAGGTCTCGGACGGCGCCGCGGCCATGCTGCTGGCCTCGGAGCGGGCGGTCCGCGAACACGGCCTGACCCCGCGGGCCCGCATCCACCACCTGTCGGTGCGCGGCGAGGACCCGATCCGCATGCTGTCGGCACCGATACCGGCGACGGCGTACGCGCTGAAGAAGACCGGCATGACCATCGGGGACATCGACCTGGTCGAGATCAACGAGGCCTTCGCCCCGGTGGTGCTGGCCTGGCTGAAGGAGACGGGCGCGGACCCGGAGAAGGTGAACGTGAACGGCGGCGCCATCGCCCTGGGCCATCCGCTGGGCGCGACCGGGGTGAAGCTGATGACCACGCTGCTGCACGAGCTGGAACGCACCGGCGGCCGGTACGGCCTCCAGACCATGTGCGAGGGCGGTGGCCAGGCCAACGTCACGATCATCGAGCGCCTCTAG
- a CDS encoding acyl-CoA dehydrogenase family protein, with the protein MDLTHTPAAEALRAEARDWLHAHVPAAPLPSLETAEGFAAHREWEAELYAGRWSVVSWPAEYGGRGADIFGWLLFEEEYYAAGAPGRVSQNGINLLAPTLFDHGTPEQRARVLPSMASGEVVWAQAWSEPEAGSDLASLTSKAVRTEGGWLLSGQKTWSSRAAFADRAFGIFRTDPGAARPHQGLTYLMFDLRAPGVAVRPIGRLDGKPAFAELFLDEVFVPDEDVIGEPGQGWRIAMSTTGNERGLTLRSPGRFLAAAERLAALWRSTADPADTALRDRVADAVAGARAYELFTWANAARFAAGEVIGAESSLNKVFWSEYDIALHETALDLLGPEAERADGEWAEPWLFSLAGPIYAGTNEIQRDIIAERLLGLPKGRR; encoded by the coding sequence ATGGACCTGACCCACACGCCGGCGGCCGAGGCCCTGCGGGCGGAGGCCCGGGACTGGCTGCATGCGCACGTCCCGGCCGCCCCGCTGCCCTCGCTGGAGACGGCGGAGGGCTTTGCGGCGCACCGGGAGTGGGAGGCGGAGCTGTACGCCGGCCGCTGGTCGGTGGTGTCCTGGCCGGCCGAGTACGGCGGCCGGGGCGCCGACATCTTCGGCTGGCTGCTGTTCGAGGAGGAGTACTACGCGGCCGGGGCCCCCGGCCGGGTCTCCCAGAACGGCATCAACCTGCTGGCCCCGACCCTCTTCGACCACGGCACCCCGGAGCAGCGGGCCCGGGTGCTGCCGTCCATGGCAAGCGGCGAGGTCGTCTGGGCCCAGGCGTGGTCGGAACCGGAGGCCGGCTCCGACCTCGCCTCCCTGACCTCGAAGGCGGTACGGACCGAGGGCGGCTGGCTGCTGTCCGGGCAGAAGACCTGGTCGTCCCGGGCCGCCTTCGCCGACCGCGCCTTCGGGATCTTCCGCACCGACCCCGGGGCGGCCCGGCCGCACCAGGGGCTCACCTACCTGATGTTCGACCTGCGGGCGCCCGGGGTGGCGGTCCGGCCCATCGGCCGCCTCGACGGCAAGCCGGCCTTCGCCGAGCTCTTCCTCGACGAGGTGTTCGTCCCGGACGAGGACGTGATCGGGGAACCGGGCCAGGGCTGGCGGATCGCCATGTCCACCACCGGCAACGAACGCGGACTGACCCTGCGCTCCCCCGGCCGGTTCCTGGCGGCGGCGGAACGGCTGGCCGCGCTCTGGCGGTCCACGGCCGACCCCGCCGACACCGCACTGCGCGACCGGGTGGCCGACGCGGTGGCCGGGGCCCGCGCGTACGAGCTGTTCACCTGGGCCAACGCCGCCCGGTTCGCAGCGGGCGAGGTGATCGGTGCGGAGTCCAGCCTGAACAAGGTGTTCTGGTCGGAGTACGACATCGCGCTCCACGAGACCGCCCTGGACCTGCTCGGCCCGGAGGCCGAGCGGGCGGACGGGGAGTGGGCCGAGCCGTGGCTCTTCTCCCTGGCCGGGCCGATCTACGCGGGGACCAACGAGATCCAGCGCGACATCATCGCCGAGCGGCTGCTCGGCCTTCCGAAGGGCCGCCGCTGA